The following are encoded in a window of Flavobacteriales bacterium genomic DNA:
- the gdhA gene encoding NADP-specific glutamate dehydrogenase, whose translation MQKQVDAFMSYVKARNPHEPEFLQAVHEVAEAIIPFIQENTKYQGKMLLERMVEPERVILFRVPWVDDKGNIQVNRGYRVQFNSAIGPYKGGCRFHPTVNLSVLKFLGFEQTFKNSLTTLPMGGGKGGSDFDPKGKSDNEVMRFCQSFATELQRHIGADTDVPAGDIGVGAREVGYMYGQDKRLRNEFTGVFTGKGRSWGGSLIRPEATGYGCVYFAEEMMKRNKTSIKGKVVAVSGSGNVAQYAIQKATQLGAKVVSASDSDGAIHDPAGINAEKLAFLMELKNVKRGRIEEYAKKFKGVTYKKGARVWDVVAKCDVALPCATQNELDGKNARDLVKKGVKYVAEGANMPSTPEAIEVFLKAGIPFAPGKASNAGGVATSGLEMSQNSLRLSWDRDEVDARLHTIMKNIHAACVKYGTEGNKVNYVKGANIAGFVKVADAMLEQGVV comes from the coding sequence GTGCAAAAGCAGGTGGACGCGTTCATGAGTTACGTGAAAGCCCGCAACCCCCACGAGCCGGAATTCCTCCAGGCCGTGCACGAGGTGGCCGAGGCGATCATTCCCTTCATCCAGGAGAACACCAAGTACCAGGGCAAAATGCTGCTGGAGCGCATGGTGGAACCCGAACGGGTGATCCTCTTCCGCGTGCCCTGGGTGGACGACAAGGGCAACATCCAGGTGAACCGCGGCTACCGCGTGCAGTTCAACAGCGCCATCGGCCCCTACAAGGGCGGTTGCCGTTTCCACCCCACGGTGAACCTCAGCGTGCTGAAGTTCCTGGGCTTCGAGCAGACCTTCAAGAACAGCCTCACCACCCTGCCCATGGGCGGCGGCAAGGGCGGCAGCGACTTCGACCCGAAAGGCAAGAGCGACAACGAAGTGATGCGCTTCTGCCAGAGCTTCGCCACCGAACTGCAGCGCCACATCGGCGCCGACACGGACGTGCCCGCCGGTGACATCGGCGTGGGCGCCCGCGAGGTGGGCTACATGTATGGCCAGGACAAGCGCCTGCGCAATGAATTCACCGGCGTGTTCACCGGCAAGGGCCGCAGCTGGGGCGGCTCGCTCATCCGCCCGGAGGCCACCGGCTACGGCTGCGTGTACTTCGCCGAGGAGATGATGAAGCGCAACAAGACCTCCATCAAGGGCAAGGTGGTGGCGGTGAGCGGCAGCGGCAACGTGGCCCAGTACGCCATCCAAAAGGCCACCCAGCTCGGCGCCAAAGTGGTGTCCGCCAGCGACAGCGACGGCGCCATCCACGACCCGGCCGGCATCAATGCGGAGAAGCTCGCCTTCCTCATGGAGTTGAAGAATGTGAAGCGCGGCCGCATCGAGGAGTACGCCAAGAAGTTCAAGGGCGTCACCTACAAGAAGGGCGCGCGCGTGTGGGACGTGGTGGCCAAGTGCGATGTGGCCCTGCCCTGCGCCACGCAGAATGAATTGGATGGCAAGAACGCCAGGGACCTGGTGAAGAAGGGTGTGAAGTACGTGGCCGAGGGCGCCAACATGCCCAGCACCCCCGAGGCGATCGAAGTGTTCCTCAAGGCGGGCATTCCCTTCGCCCCGGGCAAGGCCAGCAATGCCGGTGGCGTGGCCACCAGCGGTCTGGAGATGAGCCAGAACAGCCTGCGCCTGAGCTGGGATCGCGACGAGGTGGACGCCCGCCTGCACACCATCATGAAGAACATCCACGCCGCCTGTGTGAAGTACGGCACGGAGGGCAACAAGGTCAACTACGTGAAGGGCGCCAACATCGCCGGCTTCGTGAAGGTGGCCGATGCCATGCTGGAGCAGGGGGTGGTGTGA
- a CDS encoding phosphoribosylformylglycinamidine synthase has product MAAQEPDSTKADRDRKLDSLYIAEVEAVPGEPYKVLHAEPLYIDLIRDLGARKGEKEWNFGFGITDNLGYDVYEMLVEYEWAVADRLGVEIETPFTFYGERRNGAEVVKPSNRMESLKLATQWTFLVSEKAAISLALGYIHEFELSPFDRFGDPLIKGNLYNPFFIAAKRWGTNWHTLIYTGPRIEHTFATGGTTSNYEINSNLHYMIPGTRNFIGLEFNKLLTEVGLEGTLRPQMRVSIAENFLVGIVTGIPVDRSNERFSMFTRLIWEPGHKH; this is encoded by the coding sequence GTGGCCGCCCAGGAGCCCGACAGCACCAAGGCCGATCGCGATCGAAAGCTCGACAGTCTCTACATCGCGGAGGTGGAGGCCGTGCCCGGCGAGCCCTACAAGGTGTTGCACGCGGAACCGCTATACATCGATCTGATCCGCGACCTGGGCGCGCGCAAGGGCGAAAAGGAGTGGAACTTCGGCTTCGGCATCACCGACAATCTGGGCTACGACGTGTACGAGATGCTCGTGGAGTATGAGTGGGCCGTGGCCGATCGTCTGGGGGTGGAGATCGAGACGCCCTTCACTTTCTATGGCGAGCGCCGCAATGGCGCCGAGGTCGTCAAACCCTCCAACAGGATGGAAAGCCTGAAACTGGCCACCCAATGGACCTTCCTGGTGAGCGAGAAGGCGGCCATCTCGCTGGCATTGGGCTACATCCACGAGTTCGAGCTGTCGCCTTTTGACCGCTTCGGCGATCCATTGATCAAAGGCAACCTGTACAACCCCTTCTTCATCGCCGCCAAACGCTGGGGCACCAACTGGCACACCTTGATCTACACCGGCCCCCGCATCGAGCACACCTTCGCCACAGGTGGGACCACGAGCAACTATGAGATCAACAGCAACCTGCACTACATGATCCCCGGCACACGCAACTTCATCGGACTGGAGTTCAACAAGCTGCTGACCGAGGTGGGCCTGGAGGGAACGCTGCGGCCGCAGATGCGTGTGAGCATCGCCGAGAATTTCCTGGTGGGCATCGTCACCGGCATACCAGTGGACCGCAGCAACGAGCGTTTCAGCATGTTCACCCGGCTCATCTGGGAGCCCGGCCACAAGCACTGA
- a CDS encoding OmpA family protein, with amino-acid sequence MPPIRTLLAASIAVSLFAACVPARKYEEANARNKAMQAEVDAANARARDAQAAFDELKAGHDVLKKRVGELERDTTVLGGSLRQMTTQYDKINTLNNELLDKYNKLLSGQGSENRKLLTDLEALRLDLMNKEDSVMALAKRMGEKEALLKDREAKLAELQADLAAKDAAMRDLRQRVSQALTGFEGRGLTVEQRNGRIYVSMDNKLLFPSGSAAVDAKGRELIGKLAKAIENEKDLNIMVEGHTDTDRVTAGAAFKDNWDLSVLRATSVVRILQESSRIDPVRITASGRGEYIPVDPGDKAKNRRIEIILAPDLRELYELVGE; translated from the coding sequence ATGCCGCCTATCCGGACGCTCCTCGCCGCCTCGATCGCCGTTTCCCTTTTCGCCGCCTGCGTACCGGCGCGCAAATACGAGGAGGCCAACGCGCGCAACAAGGCCATGCAGGCCGAAGTGGACGCTGCCAACGCCCGCGCCCGGGACGCCCAGGCCGCCTTCGATGAACTGAAGGCCGGCCACGATGTGCTGAAGAAGCGCGTGGGCGAATTGGAACGGGACACCACGGTGCTGGGCGGATCATTGCGGCAGATGACCACCCAATACGACAAGATCAATACGCTTAACAACGAGCTGCTGGACAAGTACAACAAGCTGCTTTCCGGCCAGGGCAGCGAGAACCGCAAGCTGCTCACCGATCTGGAGGCGCTTCGCCTGGACCTGATGAACAAGGAGGATTCGGTGATGGCTTTGGCCAAGCGCATGGGCGAGAAGGAGGCGCTGCTGAAGGACCGCGAGGCCAAATTGGCCGAATTGCAGGCCGACCTGGCCGCCAAGGACGCCGCCATGCGCGACCTGCGCCAGCGGGTGAGCCAGGCGCTCACCGGCTTCGAGGGGCGCGGCCTCACCGTGGAGCAGCGCAACGGCCGCATTTACGTGAGCATGGACAACAAGCTGCTCTTCCCCAGTGGCAGCGCGGCGGTGGACGCCAAAGGCCGCGAACTCATCGGCAAGCTGGCCAAGGCCATCGAGAATGAAAAGGACCTCAACATCATGGTGGAAGGCCATACCGATACGGACCGTGTGACCGCAGGCGCAGCCTTCAAGGACAATTGGGACCTGAGCGTGCTGCGGGCCACCAGCGTGGTGCGCATCCTGCAAGAAAGCAGCAGGATCGACCCCGTGCGCATCACGGCTTCGGGGCGCGGGGAGTACATCCCCGTGGACCCCGGGGACAAGGCGAAGAACCGCCGGATCGAGATCATCCTCGCGCCCGACCTGCGCGAACTCTACGAACTGGTGGGCGAGTAG
- a CDS encoding ABC transporter substrate-binding protein: MAFLLATCRSPDPPREREGAGGRYYGGVFNVNESEELRGLFPLSLAQAVSHRIAAQIYEGLVRLDPADLTIRPALASSWTVDPTGTVYTFQLREGVRFHDDPCFPGGEGRPLTARDVVHCFTAICSQDAMNQMFWLFQGRVLGADEHFAATERGEKPSHVAGIEALDERTVRITLKSTWPGFLQVLAHQGCWIWPRELVDHHGKDALWNPVGTGAFRLKHFTRREAMILERWPHYWGRDEYGNALPFLDAVRYTFVQDKHRELEAFEAGKLSMVFELPVDRTDALEQTERYQVQSIPGLTVQFYGFNTRRAPFQDVRVRQAFAMAIDRDLLVDSVLDGLAVAARHGVVPPGFADYPYDSIPPASFDPERARALLAEAGYPQGQGLPTVFLQVNHSGFGYVRVAEAVQAMLEQHLRARVVSTVLPADQHFERVEQGLAQFWREGWIADHPDPENFLSLFHGINVPEDSLQPSYLNSTRFRDAAFDALFGQALHTPDRATRLGLLAAAESRLMEEQVVVPLYHERSVRLLQPWVRDMPINGMEVRDLARVWFDPAARSAR, from the coding sequence ATGGCGTTCCTGTTGGCGACCTGCCGGTCGCCCGATCCGCCGCGGGAAAGGGAGGGCGCGGGTGGGCGCTATTACGGTGGTGTATTCAATGTGAACGAGTCCGAGGAACTCCGGGGGCTTTTCCCGCTGAGCCTGGCGCAGGCCGTCTCGCACCGCATCGCCGCGCAGATCTACGAGGGGCTGGTGCGGCTCGATCCGGCGGACCTCACCATCCGGCCCGCCCTGGCCTCCTCCTGGACCGTGGACCCCACGGGCACGGTATACACCTTCCAATTGCGGGAGGGCGTGCGCTTCCACGACGACCCCTGCTTCCCCGGCGGCGAAGGCCGGCCGCTCACCGCGCGCGACGTGGTGCATTGCTTCACGGCCATCTGCAGCCAGGATGCCATGAACCAGATGTTCTGGCTCTTCCAGGGCCGGGTCTTGGGCGCCGACGAACATTTCGCCGCGACCGAACGTGGCGAGAAACCATCGCATGTGGCCGGCATCGAAGCGTTGGACGAGCGCACCGTGCGCATCACCCTGAAAAGCACCTGGCCGGGATTCCTGCAAGTGCTTGCCCACCAAGGCTGCTGGATCTGGCCCCGCGAACTGGTCGATCACCACGGCAAGGATGCCCTGTGGAATCCGGTGGGCACCGGGGCTTTTCGCCTGAAGCACTTCACACGCCGCGAGGCGATGATCCTGGAGCGCTGGCCACACTACTGGGGCCGGGACGAATACGGCAACGCCCTGCCATTCCTGGATGCCGTGCGCTACACCTTCGTGCAGGACAAGCATCGCGAACTGGAGGCCTTCGAGGCGGGCAAATTGAGCATGGTCTTCGAACTGCCCGTGGACCGCACCGATGCGCTGGAACAGACCGAGCGCTATCAGGTCCAGTCCATCCCGGGGCTCACTGTGCAGTTCTACGGTTTCAACACGCGGCGCGCGCCCTTCCAGGACGTGCGTGTGCGGCAGGCCTTCGCCATGGCGATCGACCGCGACCTGCTGGTGGACAGCGTGCTGGACGGACTGGCGGTGGCGGCGCGGCATGGCGTGGTACCCCCCGGCTTCGCGGACTACCCCTACGACAGCATTCCACCGGCAAGTTTCGACCCGGAACGGGCGCGTGCCTTGTTGGCCGAGGCCGGCTACCCCCAAGGACAAGGGCTGCCCACGGTGTTCCTCCAGGTGAACCACAGTGGTTTCGGTTATGTGCGCGTGGCCGAGGCCGTGCAGGCCATGCTGGAACAACACCTGCGCGCCCGCGTGGTGAGCACCGTGCTCCCGGCCGACCAGCACTTTGAACGCGTGGAGCAGGGACTTGCGCAGTTCTGGCGCGAAGGCTGGATCGCCGACCACCCCGATCCGGAGAACTTCCTGTCGCTCTTCCATGGCATCAATGTGCCGGAGGACAGCCTCCAACCCTCCTACCTGAACAGCACACGCTTCCGCGATGCGGCCTTCGATGCGCTCTTCGGGCAGGCCCTGCACACCCCCGACCGTGCTACGCGCTTGGGCCTGCTGGCCGCCGCGGAAAGCAGGCTGATGGAGGAACAGGTGGTGGTCCCGCTCTACCACGAACGATCTGTGCGGCTGTTGCAGCCCTGGGTGCGCGACATGCCCATCAACGGGATGGAGGTCCGTGATCTCGCGCGCGTCTGGTTCGATCCCGCAGCCCGGTCAGCGCGCTGA
- a CDS encoding ComF family protein, with protein sequence MNGPLINKVLNPPKATLRLWLADFAALFLPRRCSACDTGLMRFERSICIDCLEDLPRTRFHDDPFNPVERLFHGKVLLGAASAFLHFNRSGKVQHLLHRLKYASDREAGLVLGRLMAEDLMTSARFRDVDTFLPVPLHPRKERMRGYNQSQVLVDGMREIWPLPSAGRDLLRVVRTPSQTRRGRLDRWRNVKEAFQLPDPEAFRDRHVLLVDDVVTTGATIEGCVKALSGVPGLRISLCTVACA encoded by the coding sequence ATGAACGGCCCGCTTATCAACAAAGTATTGAACCCGCCCAAGGCCACTTTGCGCCTGTGGCTGGCGGACTTCGCAGCGCTTTTTCTACCCCGGCGCTGCTCGGCTTGCGACACGGGATTGATGCGTTTCGAGCGCAGCATCTGCATAGATTGTCTGGAGGACCTCCCGCGCACTCGGTTCCACGACGATCCGTTCAATCCGGTGGAGCGCCTGTTCCACGGCAAGGTGCTGCTGGGCGCGGCTTCGGCCTTCCTGCACTTCAACCGCTCAGGCAAGGTGCAGCACCTCCTGCACCGGCTGAAGTACGCCAGCGACCGCGAGGCCGGTCTCGTACTGGGCCGGTTGATGGCGGAGGACCTGATGACCAGCGCACGGTTCCGCGATGTGGACACCTTCCTGCCCGTGCCATTGCACCCGCGCAAGGAGCGCATGCGCGGCTACAACCAGAGCCAGGTGCTGGTGGACGGCATGCGCGAGATATGGCCACTGCCCTCGGCCGGCAGGGACCTGCTGCGCGTGGTGCGCACGCCTTCGCAGACGCGGCGCGGCCGCCTGGACCGCTGGCGCAACGTGAAGGAAGCCTTCCAACTGCCCGACCCCGAGGCGTTCCGTGACCGCCATGTGCTGCTGGTGGATGATGTGGTGACCACCGGCGCCACCATCGAGGGTTGTGTGAAGGCCTTGTCCGGCGTGCCCGGCCTGCGCATCAGCCTCTGCACGGTGGCGTGCGCATGA
- a CDS encoding GAF domain-containing protein: MHQARTPPADLPRSARLEALQEEMRALIGGEDDAISAMANAAALLHQALSMHWTGFYRVVGDGLLLGPFQGPVACVRITKGRGVCGTAWAEERSIVVPDVDLFPGHIACSPLSRSEIVVPLRGKDGRVAAVLDIDSAEPGAFTEEDARALERMMRPLEDLL, translated from the coding sequence ATGCACCAAGCCCGCACACCGCCCGCTGACCTGCCCCGCAGCGCACGCCTCGAGGCGCTGCAAGAGGAGATGCGCGCTTTGATCGGTGGGGAGGACGATGCCATTTCCGCAATGGCCAACGCGGCGGCCTTGTTGCACCAAGCCCTGAGCATGCACTGGACCGGTTTCTATCGCGTGGTGGGCGATGGACTCCTGCTGGGACCGTTCCAGGGTCCGGTGGCCTGTGTACGCATCACGAAGGGCAGAGGCGTTTGCGGCACCGCCTGGGCCGAGGAACGAAGCATCGTGGTGCCCGACGTGGACCTGTTCCCAGGGCATATCGCCTGCAGCCCCTTGTCGCGTTCGGAGATCGTGGTGCCCCTTCGAGGAAAGGATGGTCGCGTGGCCGCCGTGCTCGACATCGACAGCGCCGAGCCGGGCGCCTTCACCGAGGAGGATGCCCGCGCCCTGGAGCGCATGATGCGCCCGCTGGAAGATCTGCTGTGA